In one Mycobacterium heckeshornense genomic region, the following are encoded:
- a CDS encoding glycoside hydrolase family 15 protein yields MTAKPAFVEELAPHVLREYALLADGERGVVVGPRGDYCWMCFPRWDSPAVFSSLLGGGGVYAVSPDHPRFVWGGRYEQRSLIWRSRWVTTDGIVECLEALAFPGDSDTAVLLRRIIARDAPMRMRVTLDLRAGFGAEPMRDLCHNDGVWTGRTGRHRFRWTGPAEARRGDDGALRAVVNVTPGHDFDLVLEVSDQELPQAAVRPDDVWRQTEQAWASAVPAFSDTLADLDTQVAYAVLRGLTSSGGGMVAAATMSLPERAEQGRNYDYRYCWIRDQCYAGQAVAAAGSYPLLDDAVRFVGERVLADGPRLRPAYSVIGRPPPREQQLDLPGYPGADVKTGNWVTEQFQLDTFGEALLLLAAAADRDRLDGAHWRAVETLVQSIGERWREPDAGIWEIGNHRWTHSRLICAAGLRRIAEQAPTRQGAEWQRLADLLVTDADSNCLHPSGRWQRAPDDSRIDAALLMPSIRGAIPLGDPRTVATLEAVRADLGRDGFVYRFQPDERPLGQAEGAFLLCGFLMALADHQHGNHVAAARWFERNRTACGPPGLLTEEFDVAQRQLRGNLPQAFVHALLFETAHRLAEGCRPPVGAGTG; encoded by the coding sequence ATGACGGCAAAACCAGCATTCGTCGAAGAGCTTGCGCCGCACGTACTTCGGGAATACGCGCTGCTCGCCGACGGCGAACGGGGTGTCGTCGTCGGGCCGCGCGGCGATTACTGCTGGATGTGCTTTCCCCGCTGGGACAGCCCCGCGGTGTTCAGTTCGTTGCTAGGTGGCGGCGGTGTCTACGCCGTGTCGCCGGATCACCCGCGGTTCGTGTGGGGCGGCCGTTACGAACAGCGGTCGCTGATCTGGCGGTCGCGCTGGGTGACCACCGATGGGATTGTGGAATGCCTTGAGGCACTTGCATTTCCGGGCGACTCGGACACGGCGGTGCTGTTGCGCCGCATCATCGCACGAGATGCGCCGATGCGGATGCGGGTCACCCTCGACCTGCGCGCGGGTTTCGGTGCCGAGCCGATGCGCGACCTGTGCCACAACGACGGCGTGTGGACAGGGCGGACCGGACGACACCGATTCCGGTGGACCGGGCCCGCCGAGGCCCGCCGCGGCGACGACGGCGCGCTGCGCGCGGTGGTGAACGTTACGCCCGGGCACGACTTCGACTTGGTGCTGGAAGTATCCGACCAAGAGCTGCCCCAAGCCGCAGTGCGGCCCGACGACGTGTGGCGACAAACCGAACAGGCTTGGGCCAGCGCGGTTCCGGCGTTCTCGGATACCTTGGCCGATCTCGACACCCAGGTCGCCTACGCGGTGCTGCGCGGCTTGACCAGCAGTGGCGGCGGGATGGTGGCCGCGGCGACGATGTCGCTGCCGGAACGGGCTGAACAAGGCCGTAACTACGACTACCGGTACTGCTGGATCCGCGACCAGTGTTACGCCGGTCAGGCCGTGGCCGCGGCGGGCAGCTATCCGCTGCTCGACGACGCTGTCCGCTTTGTCGGCGAACGCGTCCTTGCCGACGGTCCCAGACTTCGGCCCGCTTATTCCGTCATCGGCCGGCCGCCGCCGCGTGAACAGCAGCTCGACCTGCCGGGTTATCCCGGCGCTGATGTCAAGACCGGCAATTGGGTGACCGAGCAGTTCCAGCTCGACACGTTCGGCGAGGCGCTGCTGCTGCTGGCGGCCGCCGCCGACCGCGACCGCCTGGACGGCGCGCACTGGCGTGCGGTGGAAACGCTGGTGCAATCGATCGGAGAGCGCTGGCGCGAGCCCGACGCCGGCATCTGGGAGATCGGCAATCACCGCTGGACCCATTCGCGGCTCATCTGCGCGGCCGGGCTGCGGCGCATCGCTGAGCAGGCGCCCACTCGCCAGGGTGCCGAGTGGCAACGCCTGGCTGATCTGCTCGTCACCGACGCCGATTCGAACTGCCTGCACCCGAGTGGAAGATGGCAACGCGCACCCGATGATTCACGGATCGATGCGGCACTGTTGATGCCGTCGATCCGGGGGGCGATCCCGCTCGGCGATCCGCGCACCGTGGCCACACTCGAGGCGGTGCGGGCCGATCTGGGTCGGGACGGTTTCGTGTACCGGTTCCAGCCCGACGAGCGGCCACTCGGCCAAGCCGAAGGCGCTTTCCTGCTGTGCGGCTTTCTGATGGCCTTGGCCGATCATCAGCACGGCAACCACGTGGCCGCGGCTCGATGGTTCGAGCGCAACCGCACCGCCTGTGGTCCACCCGGATTGCTCACCGAGGAATTCGACGTGGCCCAACGCCAACTGCGCGGCAACCTGCCTCAGGCTTTCGTGCATGCGCTGCTGTTCGAGACGGCGCATCGGCTCGCCGAAGGATGCCGCCCGCCGGTCGGCGCCGGAACCGGATAG
- a CDS encoding enolase C-terminal domain-like protein has product MTSCAGSTVPVESVEASAYTIPTDAPESDGTLTWDSTTFVLVTVHAGGKVGTGYTYADTSVVTVVKSKLAEVITGRDALQPPARWAEMAHAVRNLGKPGVVAEAISAVDIALWDLRARLLQEPLMIALGAVHDATPIYGSGGFTSYDNDTLRAQLCGWVEAGIPRVKMKVGRDPDADTERVSAARCAIGDAAELFVDANGAYSRKQALLWAGRFAEYDVRWFEEPVTSDDLWGLHQLCEHGPAGMDITAGEYGYHLPYFQQMLDADAVDCLQADVTRALGITGVLKVGALCDARSMDLSLHCAPQISAHAGTAVWHMRHLEYFHDHVRIEKLAFDGVLAPQPGGVLRPDRGAPGHGLTVKQADLEGFRVA; this is encoded by the coding sequence ATGACTTCATGCGCCGGCTCCACCGTTCCCGTCGAGTCAGTGGAAGCCTCCGCCTACACGATTCCCACCGATGCTCCCGAGTCCGACGGCACGTTGACCTGGGACTCGACGACTTTCGTGCTGGTGACTGTGCACGCAGGCGGCAAGGTCGGGACCGGGTACACCTATGCGGACACATCTGTCGTGACCGTGGTGAAATCGAAATTGGCGGAGGTTATCACCGGTCGCGACGCCTTGCAGCCGCCCGCCCGATGGGCCGAGATGGCGCATGCGGTGCGCAACCTGGGCAAGCCGGGAGTGGTGGCCGAGGCCATCTCCGCGGTCGACATCGCGCTGTGGGATCTGCGGGCCCGGCTACTGCAAGAACCGTTGATGATCGCGCTCGGCGCCGTGCACGACGCTACCCCGATCTACGGCAGCGGCGGATTCACCTCGTATGACAACGACACGCTGCGGGCCCAGCTGTGCGGCTGGGTCGAGGCCGGGATCCCCCGGGTCAAGATGAAAGTGGGGCGCGACCCCGACGCCGACACCGAACGGGTGAGCGCAGCGCGTTGCGCGATCGGCGACGCCGCCGAACTGTTCGTCGACGCCAACGGCGCCTACAGCCGCAAACAAGCGCTGCTGTGGGCCGGGCGCTTCGCCGAGTACGACGTGCGGTGGTTCGAAGAACCGGTGACCTCCGACGACCTGTGGGGACTGCATCAGCTGTGCGAGCACGGCCCGGCGGGAATGGACATCACCGCCGGTGAATACGGTTACCACTTACCGTATTTCCAGCAAATGCTCGACGCGGACGCGGTGGACTGTCTGCAAGCCGATGTCACCCGCGCCCTCGGGATCACCGGGGTCCTCAAGGTCGGCGCATTGTGCGACGCCCGCAGCATGGACCTGTCGCTGCATTGCGCTCCGCAAATCAGTGCGCACGCCGGCACGGCGGTGTGGCACATGCGACACCTGGAGTATTTCCATGACCATGTCCGCATCGAAAAGCTGGCCTTCGACGGCGTTTTGGCGCCGCAGCCGGGCGGCGTGCTGCGTCCCGACCGCGGCGCACCGGGTCACGGCCTGACCGTCAAGCAGGCAGATTTGGAGGGGTTCCGGGTGGCCTGA
- a CDS encoding tyrosine-type recombinase/integrase, giving the protein MSAARHHHRHLALVVPAAGSGDDDGELSALERWELYMRGAGRSNRTINETLGVLRRLEKFAGVGVESVRPLDIARFLGRPNLKPNSRAAYYGYIHSFYRWLGQNGGTNAAAQLPRPKASKGVPRPITDEQLQNLLAVRMHHRTRVMILLAAFAGLRVHEIAKIRGEDVDPQARTLRVTGKGNVTAILPLHPLLVEAAETMPRRGWWFPGNARRRGQPIRPRGVADIIGQAMDRAGIPGGTAHRLRHWYGTKLVSDGTDLRTAQTLLRHANLNTTAIYTQVSDARRTEAINRLAAGGARAQHDDGAADGPR; this is encoded by the coding sequence ATGAGCGCGGCCCGACACCACCACCGGCATTTGGCGTTGGTGGTGCCCGCCGCCGGTTCCGGCGATGACGATGGCGAGCTGAGCGCATTGGAGCGCTGGGAGCTGTACATGCGCGGCGCGGGCCGCTCCAACCGCACGATCAACGAAACCCTGGGTGTGTTGCGCCGGTTGGAGAAATTCGCCGGGGTGGGCGTGGAGTCGGTGCGGCCCCTTGACATCGCCCGGTTCCTTGGCCGGCCCAATTTGAAGCCCAACAGCCGCGCCGCCTACTACGGCTACATTCACAGCTTCTACCGCTGGTTGGGGCAAAACGGCGGCACGAATGCCGCAGCGCAGCTACCACGCCCGAAGGCCTCCAAAGGCGTACCCCGGCCGATCACCGATGAGCAGTTGCAAAACCTGCTCGCGGTGCGCATGCATCACCGCACCCGTGTGATGATCCTGTTGGCGGCGTTCGCGGGCTTGCGGGTGCATGAAATCGCCAAAATACGCGGCGAGGACGTTGACCCCCAGGCGCGCACCCTGCGGGTGACCGGCAAGGGCAACGTGACCGCGATACTGCCGCTGCATCCGCTGCTGGTTGAGGCCGCCGAGACGATGCCCCGGCGCGGTTGGTGGTTTCCGGGCAACGCGCGCCGGCGCGGGCAGCCGATCCGGCCACGCGGCGTCGCCGACATCATCGGGCAGGCAATGGATCGCGCCGGCATTCCAGGCGGCACCGCACATAGGCTGCGTCACTGGTACGGAACCAAGCTGGTCAGCGACGGCACCGATCTGCGCACCGCGCAAACCCTGCTGCGGCACGCCAATTTGAACACCACCGCCATTTACACTCAAGTGTCGGATGCTCGGCGCACGGAAGCGATCAACCGGCTGGCCGCGGGCGGTGCGCGCGCCCAACACGACGATGGAGCCGCCGATGGGCCGCGATGA
- a CDS encoding helix-turn-helix domain-containing protein, which yields MAETFAGRCTNLEPDLGPADQDAIAEVVCSLREAGLSVRAIAAATGADRNTVMSDLRRQVSEFQTPDLEPADRDAIAGQVQREISGDQFRSPDLEPADRDAIAGQPVAAEPAPTTTLAVVVAGSAAPVTETLFVGVSARRHWHVRSS from the coding sequence GTGGCCGAGACGTTTGCTGGTAGGTGTACCAATCTGGAACCTGATCTTGGACCGGCCGACCAGGACGCCATCGCCGAGGTGGTGTGCTCGCTGCGGGAAGCCGGACTGAGCGTCCGGGCCATCGCCGCAGCAACAGGAGCCGACAGAAACACCGTCATGTCCGATCTCAGGCGGCAGGTGTCTGAATTTCAGACACCTGATCTTGAACCGGCCGACCGGGACGCCATCGCCGGACAGGTGCAGCGTGAGATATCAGGTGATCAATTTCGATCACCTGATCTTGAACCGGCCGACCGGGACGCCATCGCCGGACAGCCGGTCGCGGCCGAACCGGCACCAACCACAACGCTGGCCGTTGTAGTTGCCGGTTCGGCCGCTCCGGTGACCGAGACCCTTTTCGTTGGCGTCTCGGCGCGCCGGCACTGGCATGTGCGGTCATCATGA
- a CDS encoding P27 family phage terminase small subunit has protein sequence MSMQAPRPPRGLAAAGRKLWREVVAEATAEGLVLTAVERYWLETAAKLVDQAATLEAELVGAPKMVRGSQGQEVINPLISELRQLRQAADRSLARLRIEPDESSNAIRVIGTSSTQARRAAHTRWRGAGA, from the coding sequence ATGAGCATGCAGGCACCAAGACCACCGCGCGGGTTAGCTGCCGCGGGCCGCAAACTGTGGCGCGAAGTCGTTGCCGAAGCCACCGCCGAGGGCCTGGTTCTGACCGCGGTCGAGCGGTACTGGCTGGAGACGGCGGCCAAGCTGGTCGATCAGGCCGCAACCCTTGAGGCCGAGCTGGTCGGCGCACCGAAGATGGTGCGCGGGTCACAGGGCCAGGAGGTCATCAACCCGCTCATCTCCGAGCTACGCCAACTACGGCAGGCGGCGGACCGATCACTCGCCAGGTTGCGAATCGAGCCAGATGAATCGTCGAACGCCATCCGCGTGATCGGCACCAGCAGCACTCAGGCGCGTCGCGCGGCTCACACGCGCTGGCGCGGCGCGGGCGCATGA